In one Pseudomonadota bacterium genomic region, the following are encoded:
- a CDS encoding tyrosine-type recombinase/integrase: MKKGAILCNKCKKHMKGPVCSTSKCENTNCYIAIYWEGKHYCFRRDSRNEVYDYREAFKSLAKINAAMEDKKHKFDPTQWTDSSIKARRFDNQIEEYYQEKDDEVKSDELSPEYYRIIKNYHKNYFKYFNDWDVRGVDREALHKFKRECLDGLKIKSRKNILNALRAFFSWLYENGVILQMPVFPKIKGDDASPRRALRKEEQDEALKRIPDVFRDPIEFSMKTGMRPGELCAVLVKSVDIEVRVVWVERTLSGSTYRETTKNKSKLPIPLNDKALEIVERNIKGKLKNAFVFINPVTGRGYTRKYLGETWNKYSGTDVTYYEATRHSYCTHIVPLTGSLNAQRLMRHKDSRSTNNYYHAFNETLLDVVQRMDDNVIELKEVKRKRKGNEF, translated from the coding sequence ATGAAAAAAGGAGCAATACTTTGCAACAAGTGTAAAAAACATATGAAAGGGCCGGTATGCAGTACAAGTAAATGTGAGAACACAAATTGTTACATAGCTATTTATTGGGAGGGAAAGCACTACTGCTTCAGAAGGGATAGCAGGAACGAGGTCTACGATTACAGAGAGGCGTTTAAGAGTCTTGCAAAAATAAATGCAGCTATGGAGGATAAAAAACACAAGTTTGACCCCACGCAGTGGACAGATTCCAGCATTAAGGCGCGAAGATTTGACAATCAAATCGAGGAGTATTACCAGGAAAAAGATGATGAAGTTAAATCTGACGAACTAAGTCCAGAGTATTACAGGATAATAAAAAACTACCATAAAAACTATTTCAAGTACTTCAATGACTGGGATGTGAGGGGGGTAGACAGAGAAGCTCTCCATAAGTTCAAAAGGGAGTGTCTGGACGGTCTAAAAATCAAATCAAGAAAAAATATTCTTAACGCTCTCAGGGCCTTCTTTTCTTGGCTCTACGAAAACGGCGTCATACTTCAAATGCCGGTTTTCCCGAAGATAAAAGGGGATGATGCAAGCCCAAGAAGAGCACTGAGAAAAGAAGAGCAAGACGAAGCATTAAAAAGGATTCCGGATGTGTTCCGGGACCCGATAGAATTCAGCATGAAAACTGGGATGCGTCCAGGCGAACTGTGTGCTGTTCTTGTGAAAAGTGTTGATATCGAAGTTCGGGTTGTTTGGGTGGAGCGTACACTGTCCGGGTCAACATACAGGGAAACAACAAAGAATAAGAGTAAGTTACCCATTCCGTTGAATGACAAAGCGTTAGAAATAGTTGAACGAAACATAAAAGGGAAGCTTAAAAATGCCTTCGTGTTTATAAATCCGGTTACTGGCCGTGGTTACACCAGGAAATATTTGGGTGAAACGTGGAATAAGTATTCAGGCACGGATGTGACGTATTATGAGGCAACGAGACATTCGTACTGTACACATATTGTACCGCTTACGGGTTCCTTAAATGCTCAGAGGCTTATGAGGCATAAGGACAGTAGATCGACAAATAACTATTATCATGCTTTTAATGAAACGCTGCTTGATGTAGTGCAAAGAATGGACGATAACGTCATTGAATTGAAGGAAGTAAAAAGGAAACGGAAAGGAAACGAGTTTTAA
- a CDS encoding CoB--CoM heterodisulfide reductase iron-sulfur subunit B family protein, translated as MTEREYAYYSGCSLEGTASEYDASMRAVLKELDVNFREPDDWSCCGSTPAHTVNHVFAAALAARNLALVEKIGLNTIITPCPSCMMAFKKAQHGMTKSESFKNEVNELLDEPYECGVESKSALQVMYEDIGLDAVSQRVTHALPGLKVAPYYGCILNRPPEVAQFDDPENPISMDKILLSAGVDVRDFAFKIECCGAAFGVVKREMVNQLTYKVLSMALDAGANCIAVACPLCQQNLDLRQGQVNSTMGSNFNIPILYFTQIIGLTYGLSPKALGMDKLIVSAEQIIRSRITVEELKKREETEAQVKAKKPEKKPVKEEAKPEENE; from the coding sequence ATGACTGAACGTGAATATGCGTATTATTCAGGTTGCTCCCTCGAAGGAACAGCGAGTGAATATGATGCATCAATGAGGGCTGTCCTCAAAGAACTGGATGTGAATTTCAGAGAACCCGATGACTGGAGTTGTTGCGGCTCAACGCCGGCACACACAGTGAATCATGTCTTCGCAGCAGCCCTTGCCGCAAGAAATCTTGCTTTAGTTGAAAAAATAGGTCTCAATACGATTATTACGCCATGTCCATCGTGTATGATGGCGTTTAAAAAGGCACAGCATGGAATGACAAAGAGTGAGTCCTTTAAGAATGAGGTAAATGAACTCCTGGACGAGCCTTACGAGTGTGGAGTTGAATCTAAGTCAGCGCTTCAGGTGATGTATGAGGATATCGGCCTTGATGCGGTTTCTCAAAGGGTTACCCACGCCCTCCCTGGCCTTAAGGTGGCGCCTTATTATGGATGTATTTTAAACAGGCCACCTGAAGTGGCACAGTTTGACGACCCGGAAAACCCGATTTCCATGGATAAAATACTATTATCTGCCGGTGTTGACGTCCGTGATTTTGCCTTTAAGATTGAATGTTGTGGTGCGGCCTTTGGTGTTGTAAAGCGGGAGATGGTGAATCAGCTTACATATAAAGTATTGTCCATGGCCCTTGATGCCGGGGCAAATTGTATTGCAGTCGCATGCCCCCTCTGCCAGCAGAACCTTGATCTTCGTCAGGGTCAGGTGAACAGCACCATGGGTTCTAACTTTAATATACCAATTCTTTATTTTACGCAGATCATTGGCCTTACCTATGGTCTTTCCCCGAAAGCGCTGGGAATGGACAAGCTAATTGTCAGCGCCGAACAGATAATCCGTTCACGGATCACCGTTGAAGAACTGAAAAAGAGGGAAGAGACGGAAGCACAGGTAAAGGCTAAAAAGCCGGAGAAAAAGCCGGTAAAAGAAGAAGCAAAACCAGAGGAGAACGAATAA
- a CDS encoding ketoacyl-ACP synthase III — MMKRIGVVGTGSYLPEKIVTNFDIEKFLDTSDEWIFTRTGIKARRIADENAGTSDLCKIACERAMEMAGVKPDDIDLLILATITPDTHCPAGSNWLEAKLKCNNAVSFDITAACSGFIFALHVADRMIRCGANKKALVVAGEIMSRVVNWKERESCILWGDGAGAAVITETDEGAEIMSTHIHTDGESGDTLLMPGGGSKTTPISHLSVDKGLHFLKMIEANKSFKVAVSRFAEACEEAVAENGYTIEDVDVIIPHQANLRILQGMAKKLKVPMDKLYMTIEKYGNISSATVPIALDEAVRDGTIAKDKLVLLTAFGGGLTWGSSLIRW; from the coding sequence ATGATGAAGAGAATTGGTGTTGTCGGAACAGGTTCATATCTCCCAGAAAAAATTGTGACAAATTTTGATATTGAGAAATTTTTGGATACATCGGATGAGTGGATCTTTACGAGGACAGGCATCAAAGCGAGAAGAATTGCTGACGAGAACGCCGGAACCTCTGATTTGTGTAAGATAGCCTGCGAAAGGGCTATGGAGATGGCTGGCGTAAAGCCTGATGATATCGACCTGTTGATCCTTGCCACAATCACGCCTGATACGCATTGCCCCGCAGGTTCGAACTGGCTTGAAGCCAAATTAAAATGTAATAATGCCGTTTCTTTTGACATAACAGCAGCATGTTCAGGTTTCATTTTTGCTCTGCATGTGGCAGACAGGATGATCAGGTGTGGTGCAAATAAAAAGGCGCTTGTTGTGGCAGGTGAAATTATGAGCAGGGTAGTTAACTGGAAGGAGAGAGAAAGCTGTATCCTCTGGGGAGATGGAGCTGGTGCAGCGGTCATCACGGAAACTGATGAAGGCGCTGAGATTATGTCTACCCACATTCATACTGATGGGGAAAGCGGTGACACGTTACTGATGCCAGGTGGTGGCTCAAAAACAACCCCCATATCACATCTAAGTGTTGATAAAGGGCTTCATTTTCTAAAAATGATAGAGGCAAACAAATCTTTCAAGGTTGCGGTAAGCAGGTTCGCTGAGGCATGTGAAGAGGCGGTTGCAGAAAATGGTTATACCATCGAAGACGTTGATGTGATTATTCCACATCAGGCAAATTTAAGGATTCTCCAGGGTATGGCCAAAAAGCTGAAAGTTCCTATGGATAAGCTCTATATGACGATTGAAAAATATGGTAATATATCATCTGCCACAGTGCCTATAGCGCTTGATGAAGCAGTGAGAGATGGAACAATTGCTAAAGATAAATTAGTACTTCTGACTGCTTTTGGCGGTGGCCTTACATGGGGCAGTTCTTTGATACGCTGGTAA
- a CDS encoding phenylacetate--CoA ligase family protein: protein MPERDIYWNPILETLPIEKLRMLQFKKFKRIVEWAYNNSPFYRKLYKDAGFEPGDIKFFDDIKKVPKTDKGMLRDVQAGMPFPYGNMLAVPLSEVTEFRQTSGTTGVPVYQADTWQDWEWWSECWSYVLYSQGYRDSDRVFIPFGYNIFVAFWAGHYAAEKIGCEVVPGGVLDTEARILKMKELKCNAFMATPTYVLGMADTAKKMGIDPRRDLCIRKITCAGEPGASILTTKRRMEDAWGAKVYDHVGATEIGAWSYECASQPGGLHVNEAFFLVEIEDIETGGIIDTPGKNGKMIITALDRTGKPCIRFDSKDVIRWAGYACDCGRTFRIADGGVSGRTDDITKVKGVLLAPTVIEEVVRSITELGNDYQVVVSKKGNIDDILLEIEFLPGYEDKKEMVLNRLKDQLRIRLNLGFRVSIHPFGSLPRYEVKAKRFKDLRKLTREEGH, encoded by the coding sequence ATGCCTGAACGCGATATCTACTGGAACCCCATCCTCGAGACCCTTCCAATTGAAAAGCTTCGTATGCTTCAGTTTAAGAAATTCAAGAGAATCGTTGAATGGGCATATAACAATTCTCCGTTCTATAGAAAACTTTATAAGGACGCAGGGTTTGAGCCCGGGGATATTAAGTTTTTTGATGACATCAAAAAGGTACCTAAAACCGATAAAGGGATGCTCAGGGATGTACAGGCCGGGATGCCTTTTCCTTACGGGAATATGCTTGCCGTACCACTTAGTGAAGTGACCGAGTTCCGCCAGACGAGCGGTACCACCGGTGTCCCCGTTTATCAGGCAGATACCTGGCAGGACTGGGAGTGGTGGTCGGAATGCTGGTCGTATGTCCTCTACTCACAGGGATACAGGGATAGTGACAGAGTATTTATACCATTCGGTTATAATATCTTTGTTGCTTTCTGGGCAGGACATTATGCAGCAGAAAAGATCGGGTGCGAGGTTGTTCCAGGGGGTGTGCTTGATACCGAAGCAAGAATCCTGAAGATGAAGGAGCTTAAATGTAACGCCTTTATGGCAACGCCGACTTATGTACTCGGCATGGCAGATACTGCAAAAAAAATGGGTATTGATCCCCGCAGAGACCTTTGTATCAGGAAAATAACCTGTGCGGGTGAGCCGGGAGCAAGTATATTGACCACGAAAAGACGCATGGAAGATGCTTGGGGTGCTAAGGTCTATGACCATGTTGGAGCAACTGAGATAGGAGCCTGGAGCTATGAATGTGCTTCCCAGCCAGGAGGCCTTCACGTGAATGAGGCATTTTTCCTTGTAGAGATTGAAGATATTGAGACAGGTGGGATCATCGACACACCTGGAAAAAACGGTAAAATGATTATTACTGCCCTTGACAGGACCGGCAAGCCATGTATCCGGTTCGATTCCAAAGATGTAATCCGCTGGGCCGGTTATGCGTGTGACTGCGGGCGTACCTTCCGGATAGCAGATGGCGGGGTTTCAGGCAGGACCGATGACATTACGAAGGTAAAAGGGGTACTGCTTGCTCCAACGGTCATAGAAGAGGTCGTAAGAAGTATAACTGAATTGGGTAATGATTATCAGGTAGTAGTTAGCAAAAAGGGTAATATCGATGATATTCTCCTTGAAATTGAATTCCTGCCGGGATATGAAGATAAGAAGGAGATGGTGCTAAACCGTCTGAAAGACCAATTGAGAATCCGGTTAAATCTTGGATTCAGGGTCAGCATTCATCCGTTCGGAAGCCTGCCCCGCTATGAAGTTAAGGCAAAAAGGTTTAAAGATTTAAGGAAACTAACGAGGGAGGAAGGGCATTGA
- a CDS encoding hydrogenase iron-sulfur subunit, with the protein MSDIAARELRIVGFLCNWCSYGGADTAGVSRFKQPTDLRIIRVPCSGRVDPLFIVKALLNGADGVLVSGCHPRDCHYTDGNFYARRRLEMLKRLLPFLGIDERRFHYTWISASEGARWQQTVTDFTKRVHELGPLHARKEATP; encoded by the coding sequence ATGTCTGACATAGCTGCCCGGGAATTGAGGATTGTCGGGTTTCTCTGCAACTGGTGTTCATATGGCGGCGCTGATACTGCCGGTGTAAGCCGTTTTAAACAGCCTACCGATTTGCGTATTATACGGGTTCCATGCTCCGGCAGGGTAGACCCACTGTTTATAGTGAAAGCTCTTCTGAATGGTGCCGATGGTGTGCTCGTCTCGGGATGCCACCCAAGAGATTGCCATTATACTGATGGAAATTTTTATGCGAGAAGAAGACTTGAAATGTTAAAGAGACTCCTGCCTTTTCTCGGTATTGACGAGAGGAGATTCCATTACACGTGGATTTCTGCCTCAGAAGGGGCGAGATGGCAGCAGACGGTGACAGACTTTACGAAACGGGTCCATGAACTGGGTCCGCTGCACGCAAGAAAGGAGGCTACTCCTTGA
- a CDS encoding 4Fe-4S dicluster domain-containing protein, translated as MDVINLSCNVDWNFIEEVAKESGQNPSLCYQCGNCTAGCPYTQYFDYPVSQVMRLLQSGQKDTILNSKSIWLCATCETCTTRCPCEIDVAHIMDTLRIIARRENRVSEKDIKLFYDTFLDSMKQFGRIYEVGILLAYNLKSGHFLADSDLGPKVMSHGKIHFFPKKIKGRDKVAKIFERFQDKVKKHD; from the coding sequence ATGGACGTCATTAACCTCAGTTGTAATGTTGATTGGAATTTCATAGAAGAGGTTGCAAAAGAAAGCGGCCAAAACCCTTCATTATGTTACCAGTGCGGTAACTGCACAGCAGGTTGTCCTTATACCCAATATTTTGATTATCCGGTAAGTCAGGTCATGAGATTACTTCAGTCGGGTCAGAAAGACACCATACTGAATTCAAAGTCTATCTGGCTCTGCGCTACCTGCGAAACCTGCACAACAAGATGTCCCTGCGAAATAGACGTTGCCCACATAATGGATACGCTCCGGATTATAGCCCGGAGAGAGAACAGGGTATCGGAAAAGGATATTAAATTATTTTATGATACCTTCCTCGATTCGATGAAACAGTTTGGCAGGATATATGAAGTAGGAATCCTTCTTGCATATAATCTCAAATCAGGTCATTTTCTTGCAGATTCAGATTTAGGACCGAAAGTTATGAGTCACGGAAAGATTCATTTCTTCCCGAAAAAGATTAAAGGCAGAGATAAGGTAGCAAAGATTTTCGAAAGATTTCAAGATAAGGTTAAAAAGCATGACTGA
- a CDS encoding 4Fe-4S dicluster domain-containing protein: MADTGFVQKEKLEEFLRELSKDAVVYAPCLEGDTVIFKTFDPGTTLCLDRPANNPPKLAVFPQSETLFSFKYKKDAEDPRKMSVELEANTDFPRAIIFGARPCDAKGFRIYDRVYMDTNTPDPYYQGRREKTMIATLCCSAPSPGCFCVAVGGGPAHREGSDVLITQFEKGYFIEPVTEKGKTILNAPQIEDGAQYAEEAHKRQLESHDLVRNPFAEDGLPKISRSLFDLDEFWEHVVSKCLSCGACTYLCPTCYCFNITDEQSLDIGERIRSWDGCMFPHFTLEGSGHNPRPTKFKRFKNRVGHKFLYYPEKYNGVIACCGCGRCIRHCPVSVDISEIVSYLRGSRFEFTNEPPESIGTDTNS; the protein is encoded by the coding sequence ATGGCTGATACCGGTTTTGTTCAAAAGGAAAAACTGGAAGAATTTTTAAGAGAACTGAGCAAAGATGCAGTTGTCTATGCCCCCTGCCTTGAAGGGGATACGGTTATCTTTAAGACTTTTGATCCCGGCACAACCCTGTGTCTTGATAGGCCGGCCAACAATCCGCCAAAATTGGCTGTTTTCCCCCAGAGTGAAACATTATTTTCCTTCAAATACAAAAAGGATGCTGAGGACCCCAGAAAAATGTCCGTTGAGCTTGAAGCAAACACGGATTTTCCACGTGCTATTATCTTTGGCGCCCGGCCATGTGATGCCAAGGGTTTCAGGATATATGACAGGGTTTATATGGACACAAACACGCCGGACCCTTATTATCAGGGACGCCGTGAAAAGACCATGATAGCTACGTTATGTTGTTCCGCACCTTCTCCGGGATGTTTCTGTGTGGCTGTTGGAGGCGGGCCAGCGCACAGGGAAGGTTCCGATGTTCTCATCACTCAGTTTGAAAAGGGGTATTTCATAGAACCCGTAACAGAAAAGGGGAAGACAATTCTGAATGCTCCCCAGATTGAGGATGGGGCACAGTATGCGGAAGAGGCTCACAAAAGACAACTTGAATCACATGACCTTGTAAGGAATCCCTTTGCAGAAGATGGCCTGCCAAAGATATCCAGGTCGCTCTTTGACCTCGATGAGTTCTGGGAACATGTGGTAAGTAAATGTCTAAGCTGCGGTGCATGTACCTACTTGTGCCCGACCTGCTACTGTTTTAACATTACCGACGAGCAGTCGCTTGATATTGGCGAGAGAATCAGAAGCTGGGATGGCTGCATGTTTCCTCACTTTACATTAGAGGGCAGCGGTCACAATCCAAGACCGACAAAGTTTAAACGCTTCAAAAACAGGGTAGGGCATAAATTTCTCTATTACCCTGAGAAATATAATGGTGTGATTGCCTGCTGCGGATGTGGAAGGTGCATAAGGCATTGTCCTGTCTCGGTGGATATCAGTGAAATAGTTTCTTATCTGAGAGGTTCACGGTTCGAATTTACGAATGAGCCCCCGGAAAGCATAGGGACCGATACTAACAGTTAG
- a CDS encoding CoB--CoM heterodisulfide reductase iron-sulfur subunit A family protein, with protein sequence MRVGVFICHCGNNIAGTIDVAKVAEETRKLPGVVYATTYMYTCSEPGQEEIQKAIKSENLDRVVVAACSPRMHELTFRRTVAKAGLNRYFFEQANIREHVSWVGEKKEANTNKAIEIVRMAVEKVKQNKPLYSTSFKVNKRVLVIGGGVAGMQAALDCADGGLEVLLVEKSPSVGGMMSRLDKTFPTIDCSICILGPKMVDVAQHDKIKLHAYSEIDEIKGYVGNYQIKIRKKATYVDWTKCTGCGTCMEKCPSKNSYDHFNFGVAPTRAINIPFPQAIPKKAKIDPNYCRQFVKGKCGVCAKVCPTKAINYEMQDEVITEEVGAIIVSTGYSLIDIERLPEYGGGRYPDVITGIQYERILNASGPTSGHIVRPSDHVEPKTVVFVACAGSRDKSIGIPYCSNFCCMYIAKQAILTKDHVPDSQSYVFYMDIRSPGKGYDEFTRRAQEEYGVKYIRGRVSRIYPKGNKMIVKGADTLLGTQVEVEADLVVLGTAVISNSDAGHMAEKLHISYDTFGFYVESHPKLRPVETNTSGVFLAGACQGPKDIPASVSQGSAAASKVQALFSKDMLESDPAVAKVNINACVGCLKCVKTCPFQAIKEKELRDGRVVADVIETVCAGCGVCTSTCPCGAIQLQHFTDNQLLAEVNAICLT encoded by the coding sequence ATGCGGGTTGGCGTGTTTATCTGCCACTGTGGAAACAATATTGCGGGAACAATTGACGTCGCAAAAGTTGCCGAAGAGACGAGAAAACTGCCCGGCGTTGTCTATGCGACAACCTATATGTATACCTGTTCTGAACCAGGTCAGGAAGAAATTCAAAAGGCTATAAAAAGCGAAAATCTTGACAGGGTTGTTGTTGCTGCCTGTTCGCCGCGTATGCATGAGCTGACATTCAGGCGTACAGTAGCAAAGGCGGGCTTGAACCGTTATTTCTTTGAACAGGCAAATATCAGAGAGCATGTATCGTGGGTTGGTGAAAAAAAGGAAGCAAACACAAACAAAGCAATAGAAATAGTGAGAATGGCTGTTGAAAAGGTAAAGCAGAATAAACCGCTTTATTCCACATCTTTTAAAGTTAATAAGAGGGTACTCGTTATCGGGGGCGGAGTGGCAGGTATGCAGGCAGCGCTTGACTGTGCTGACGGCGGTCTCGAAGTGCTCCTTGTCGAAAAAAGCCCCAGTGTGGGCGGTATGATGTCGCGCCTCGACAAAACATTCCCCACCATAGACTGTTCGATTTGTATTCTTGGTCCGAAAATGGTTGATGTGGCGCAGCACGACAAAATAAAACTCCATGCTTATTCAGAGATAGACGAGATAAAAGGGTATGTTGGAAATTACCAAATCAAAATCCGTAAAAAAGCCACCTATGTAGACTGGACAAAATGTACCGGCTGCGGTACCTGTATGGAGAAATGCCCATCCAAAAATTCCTACGATCATTTTAACTTTGGCGTGGCGCCGACGCGGGCGATCAATATCCCATTCCCTCAGGCTATCCCGAAGAAGGCAAAAATTGATCCGAATTACTGCCGCCAGTTTGTAAAGGGGAAATGCGGTGTATGCGCAAAAGTATGTCCCACAAAGGCGATAAATTATGAGATGCAGGATGAGGTCATTACCGAAGAAGTCGGAGCAATCATTGTTTCAACCGGATATAGCCTTATTGACATTGAGAGGCTTCCCGAGTATGGCGGAGGACGCTATCCCGATGTGATAACAGGCATCCAGTATGAGCGTATACTCAATGCCTCAGGCCCGACTTCCGGCCATATCGTGCGGCCATCAGACCATGTTGAACCAAAAACAGTCGTTTTTGTGGCATGTGCAGGCTCCCGTGATAAATCAATCGGTATCCCGTACTGCTCCAACTTTTGTTGTATGTACATTGCAAAGCAGGCTATCCTCACAAAGGATCATGTCCCCGATTCCCAATCATATGTCTTTTACATGGATATCCGTTCCCCCGGTAAAGGCTATGATGAATTTACCAGAAGGGCTCAGGAAGAATACGGGGTGAAATATATACGGGGTCGAGTATCAAGGATTTATCCGAAAGGGAATAAGATGATCGTCAAAGGGGCCGATACGCTCCTCGGGACCCAGGTAGAGGTTGAGGCAGATCTCGTTGTTCTTGGCACTGCTGTTATTTCAAACTCTGATGCCGGACATATGGCGGAAAAGCTCCATATCTCCTATGACACATTCGGGTTTTATGTGGAGAGTCATCCAAAATTAAGACCGGTGGAGACGAATACATCTGGCGTATTTCTTGCCGGTGCATGTCAGGGACCAAAAGATATCCCTGCCTCGGTAAGCCAGGGGAGTGCTGCGGCAAGCAAGGTACAGGCGCTTTTCTCAAAGGACATGCTTGAATCTGATCCTGCTGTGGCAAAGGTGAATATCAATGCCTGCGTTGGATGCCTTAAATGTGTGAAAACCTGCCCGTTCCAGGCAATAAAAGAAAAAGAATTACGGGACGGCCGGGTTGTAGCTGATGTTATTGAGACGGTTTGTGCAGGCTGCGGAGTCTGTACATCTACATGCCCTTGCGGGGCTATACAGTTGCAGCATTTTACCGATAACCAACTCTTAGCGGAGGTTAATGCCATATGTCTGACATAG
- a CDS encoding FAD/NAD(P)-binding protein yields MTENKNPYLPDLATVIKVIDETPNIKSYQVILNDPEKMKTFFYEPGQVGQLSVFGVGESTFVINSPPTRMDYLQFSVMRVGEVTSVIHELHEGDQIGVRAPLGNWFPYEEMKGKKILFIGGGIGLAPLRTLILFMLDNRADYGDITILYGSRTPPDLCYKDDLKEWESRSDVSLILTVDTEYPGWDKRTGFVPTVLNEIAPSPEDTIAITCGPPIMIKFVLQNLAKLNFKDENIITTLEARMKCGIGICGRCNIGSKYICKDGPVFSLAQLKEYRAEI; encoded by the coding sequence ATGACAGAAAACAAGAATCCCTATCTACCCGACCTGGCTACTGTCATAAAGGTCATAGATGAGACACCGAATATAAAATCTTATCAGGTCATTTTGAATGACCCTGAGAAGATGAAGACGTTTTTCTATGAACCTGGACAGGTGGGACAGTTATCTGTTTTTGGTGTGGGTGAATCAACATTTGTCATCAATTCTCCTCCTACGCGGATGGATTATTTACAGTTCAGCGTTATGAGGGTTGGCGAAGTAACCTCTGTTATCCATGAGCTCCACGAAGGCGACCAGATCGGGGTAAGAGCCCCTCTCGGCAACTGGTTCCCTTATGAAGAGATGAAAGGCAAAAAGATACTTTTTATCGGTGGAGGTATTGGATTAGCCCCGCTGAGAACGCTTATCCTTTTTATGCTCGACAACCGGGCCGACTATGGTGATATAACGATTCTCTACGGGTCAAGAACACCCCCTGACCTCTGCTATAAAGATGACCTGAAGGAGTGGGAATCACGGTCGGATGTTAGTTTGATCCTTACTGTTGATACGGAATATCCCGGATGGGATAAGAGAACCGGTTTTGTGCCTACCGTTCTTAACGAGATTGCCCCGTCGCCTGAGGATACCATCGCCATTACCTGCGGTCCGCCCATCATGATTAAATTTGTCCTTCAAAACCTTGCGAAACTGAACTTTAAAGATGAGAATATCATCACCACGCTGGAAGCAAGAATGAAATGCGGCATCGGTATCTGCGGCCGCTGCAATATCGGTTCAAAATATATCTGTAAAGACGGTCCTGTCTTTTCTCTTGCCCAGCTTAAAGAATATCGGGCAGAAATCTAA
- a CDS encoding 4Fe-4S dicluster domain-containing protein gives MSQRLREVIAGVFSEVDVVLAYQQGFDKLHVTPCFMTMPEEINKLVWNPLCAHNLTSYLPSLKKKKVAVVVKGCDSRTIVQFMEEGLINRENVVIIGIPCNGVISVNKVLHETNHEPIEDITFGENGEISVKTLKGEKTLLLSDVCPDKCKTCQYPTPIVYDRLVGDPITSDKSPDSVYADIKEFENKTLEERLQYWEQEFDRCIRCYACRNACPMCICQDSCIAETRDPHWISQRSTLSEKFMFHMIHALHLAGRCVECGECERACPMGIPVNKLKRKINLDMKELFGYEPGINPEDKPPLYTFKVDEATIKEHKI, from the coding sequence ATTTCTCAAAGGCTTCGGGAGGTAATTGCCGGCGTATTCAGTGAAGTTGATGTGGTACTCGCCTATCAACAGGGTTTTGACAAGCTCCATGTAACACCGTGTTTTATGACCATGCCTGAGGAGATTAATAAGCTCGTATGGAACCCCCTGTGTGCGCATAATCTGACGAGCTACCTGCCTTCTTTAAAGAAAAAGAAGGTTGCAGTGGTCGTTAAGGGGTGTGACAGCAGAACAATCGTACAGTTCATGGAGGAAGGCTTAATCAACAGGGAAAATGTGGTGATTATCGGTATCCCCTGCAATGGCGTTATAAGTGTTAACAAAGTGCTGCATGAGACGAATCATGAACCCATCGAAGATATTACCTTCGGAGAAAATGGTGAAATCTCAGTAAAGACATTAAAAGGCGAGAAAACGTTATTGTTGTCGGATGTTTGTCCTGATAAGTGTAAAACCTGCCAGTACCCAACCCCTATCGTATATGACCGCCTTGTGGGTGATCCCATAACGTCGGATAAATCTCCTGACAGTGTTTATGCTGATATAAAAGAATTTGAAAATAAAACCCTGGAAGAGCGTTTACAATACTGGGAACAGGAATTCGACCGCTGTATCCGTTGCTATGCCTGCAGAAATGCGTGCCCCATGTGCATATGTCAGGACAGCTGTATAGCAGAGACCCGTGATCCTCACTGGATAAGCCAGCGATCAACACTTTCTGAAAAATTCATGTTTCATATGATACATGCGCTCCACCTTGCCGGAAGATGTGTTGAATGTGGTGAATGTGAAAGGGCATGTCCTATGGGAATCCCTGTAAACAAACTCAAAAGGAAGATCAACCTTGATATGAAAGAACTATTTGGCTATGAGCCGGGTATTAATCCTGAGGATAAACCTCCGTTGTATACATTTAAAGTAGATGAGGCAACGATAAAGGAGCACAAAATTTAA